In Saccharothrix syringae, the following are encoded in one genomic region:
- a CDS encoding LacI family DNA-binding transcriptional regulator, with translation MRAKRPTISDIAKAAGVSTGAVSYALNNRPGVSEPTRRRIMDIADRLGWVPSSAARSLSDGRANAIGLVVDRPARVIGVEPYFMQLISGIQGALAGGPTSLLLQVTDNAAAELAAYRRWWGERRVDGVLLVDLVQNDPRVELVRELRLPAVVLGEPVVPDVPCVWTDDETAVVEVLEYLVALGHRRIVRVAGPTRFVHTQTRSRAFTTAAARLELGEARVVHADYSDEAAARVTRRVLTSGTPPTALVFDNDVMAVSALGVAHELGLSVPDQLSLVAWDDSALCRLVRPALSAVRRPIAERGAAAVRLLLEVIGGGAVVQVKTSDPELVPRSSTGQAPA, from the coding sequence GTGCGAGCTAAGCGTCCGACCATCTCGGACATCGCCAAGGCGGCCGGTGTGTCCACGGGGGCGGTGTCCTACGCGCTCAACAACCGGCCGGGCGTCTCCGAGCCGACCAGGCGCCGGATCATGGACATCGCCGACCGCCTCGGCTGGGTGCCCAGCAGCGCCGCCCGCTCGCTCAGCGACGGCCGCGCCAACGCCATCGGCCTGGTCGTGGACCGGCCCGCGCGGGTGATCGGCGTCGAGCCGTACTTCATGCAGCTCATCTCCGGCATCCAGGGCGCGCTCGCGGGCGGGCCCACGTCGCTGCTGCTGCAGGTCACCGACAACGCCGCCGCCGAGCTGGCCGCCTACCGCCGGTGGTGGGGCGAGCGGCGGGTGGACGGCGTGCTGCTGGTCGACCTCGTGCAGAACGACCCGCGCGTCGAGCTGGTGCGCGAGCTGCGGCTGCCCGCGGTGGTGCTCGGCGAGCCGGTGGTGCCCGACGTGCCGTGCGTGTGGACCGACGACGAGACCGCCGTGGTGGAGGTGCTGGAGTACCTGGTCGCGCTGGGGCACCGGCGGATCGTGCGGGTGGCGGGGCCCACCAGGTTCGTGCACACGCAGACCAGGTCGCGCGCCTTCACCACCGCCGCCGCGCGGCTCGAGCTGGGGGAGGCGCGCGTGGTGCACGCCGACTACTCCGACGAGGCGGCGGCCCGGGTGACGCGCCGGGTGCTGACGAGCGGGACGCCGCCCACGGCGCTGGTGTTCGACAACGACGTGATGGCGGTGTCGGCGCTGGGGGTGGCGCACGAGCTGGGGCTGTCCGTGCCGGACCAGTTGTCGCTGGTCGCCTGGGACGACTCCGCGCTGTGCCGGCTGGTGCGGCCCGCGCTGTCCGCGGTGCGGCGGCCGATCGCCGAGCGGGGGGCGGCCGCGGTGCGGCTGCTGCTGGAGGTGATCGGGGGTGGGGCGGTGGTGCAGGTGAAGACCTCGGACCCGGAGCTGGTGCCCCGGTCCAGCACCGGGCAGGCGCCCGCTTAG
- a CDS encoding acetylxylan esterase, which produces MPWFDLSERELATYRTTTAEPEQFDSWWKVRLDEARAAALPPVLTPYAADAYGPLPVWDVEFSGYGGDRVRGWYIRPAGSGVAALPTVVSYIGYGGGRGLPSEHVLLPAAGYAVFVMDTRGQGGRWTLGATPDSGFAGPEHPGVMTRGIASPETYYVTRLMVDAARAVEVAASLDGVDPTRLAVSGGSQGGGLALAAAALNGDAVKVCHADIPFLCDFQRAITITDAEPYGEISQFLAQHVDLIPQALDTLRYVDGALLSRRITATSLLSVALMDEICPPSTVYAAYNEITAPKELAVFPFTGHTTPRVHDERKLRHLRAHL; this is translated from the coding sequence GTGCCCTGGTTCGACCTCTCCGAGCGGGAGCTGGCGACGTACCGGACCACCACCGCCGAGCCGGAGCAGTTCGACTCGTGGTGGAAGGTGCGGTTGGACGAGGCCCGCGCCGCCGCGCTGCCGCCGGTGCTGACCCCGTACGCCGCCGACGCCTACGGCCCGCTGCCGGTGTGGGACGTGGAGTTCTCCGGCTACGGCGGCGACCGGGTGCGCGGCTGGTACATCCGGCCGGCGGGCTCCGGCGTCGCCGCGCTGCCGACCGTGGTGAGCTACATCGGCTACGGCGGCGGGCGCGGGCTGCCGTCGGAGCACGTGCTGCTGCCCGCGGCGGGCTACGCGGTGTTCGTCATGGACACCCGCGGCCAGGGCGGGCGCTGGACCCTCGGCGCCACCCCGGACTCCGGGTTCGCCGGCCCCGAGCACCCCGGCGTGATGACGCGGGGCATCGCCTCCCCGGAGACCTACTACGTGACGCGGCTGATGGTCGACGCCGCCCGCGCGGTCGAGGTGGCCGCCTCGCTCGACGGCGTGGACCCGACCAGGCTGGCCGTGTCCGGCGGCAGCCAGGGCGGCGGGCTGGCGCTGGCGGCCGCGGCGCTCAACGGCGACGCGGTCAAGGTGTGCCACGCGGACATCCCCTTCCTGTGCGACTTCCAGCGGGCGATCACCATCACCGACGCCGAGCCGTACGGGGAGATCTCCCAGTTCCTGGCCCAGCACGTGGACCTGATCCCGCAGGCGCTGGACACGCTGCGCTACGTGGACGGCGCGCTGCTGTCCCGCCGGATCACGGCCACCTCGCTGCTGAGCGTGGCGCTGATGGACGAGATCTGCCCACCGTCCACGGTGTACGCCGCGTACAACGAGATCACCGCGCCGAAGGAGCTGGCGGTGTTCCCGTTCACCGGGCACACGACGCCGAGGGTGCACGACGAGCGCAAGCTGCGCCACCTCCGCGCGCACCTGTAG